The following proteins come from a genomic window of Paenibacillus spongiae:
- a CDS encoding glycoside hydrolase family 36 protein produces the protein MQTIKTEFMTAADSFVRQADGQMSKQAVVKSDWQGEEIFFRVWNEGDQPVTVKELVLFKGAWPFTADTRFYGEGYSKLSQYGGTIGEPRMIGGYDDRKHYKMPATDGFFTAYHFVLLSPGSEEEGYLLLGFTSCKRFTGEIRLADGHFEIVLDGEQLVLEPGQSWELESFAIDFDQEREALLERYAAAIKQHHPMLPTASIPNGWCSWYCFGPEVTEQNIFDNMEAIAKQVPQLKYIQIDDGYQAYMGDWLSPGASFSDMQALCQQIKRAGFEPAIWVAPFIAQAESAVFREHPDWFIQDDNGQPLASNAITFGGWRNGPWYMLDGTHPGAQNYLRHVFRTMREEWGSHYFKLDANMWGAIPGGRRFDPKASKVEAYRRGMAAVLEGAGEDSFLLGCNAPMWPSLGTVHGMRVTNDIERHWSSVTGLAYEGFHRNWQHNRLWVNDPDCLVLENKVISVVNPDGTIRQTSTPLSEDEFQFHAAYVVATGGMVLSGDDLAAISANKLEMLKKAASTRNIAAKFEDDRFIIGVVSEPERTLYCLFNWGDEPQTLTIQLTQPGRMEDFWSGQQLGQYQGPFTLDGMAPHSARIIACYPST, from the coding sequence GTGCAAACGATTAAAACGGAGTTTATGACAGCGGCGGACAGTTTTGTCCGGCAGGCTGACGGCCAGATGAGCAAACAAGCGGTCGTCAAGTCCGATTGGCAAGGCGAGGAGATATTTTTTCGCGTATGGAATGAAGGAGATCAGCCCGTCACCGTGAAGGAACTGGTATTGTTCAAAGGAGCATGGCCCTTCACTGCCGATACCCGGTTCTATGGGGAGGGCTACAGCAAGCTATCTCAGTATGGCGGAACGATTGGGGAGCCCCGGATGATCGGCGGCTATGACGACCGCAAGCATTATAAAATGCCGGCGACCGACGGTTTTTTCACCGCTTATCATTTCGTGCTGCTATCCCCCGGGAGCGAGGAGGAGGGCTATCTACTGCTCGGCTTTACTTCGTGCAAGCGTTTTACAGGTGAAATCCGCCTGGCGGACGGCCATTTCGAAATTGTTCTGGACGGGGAGCAGCTGGTGCTCGAACCGGGACAAAGCTGGGAGCTGGAAAGCTTCGCAATCGATTTCGATCAGGAGCGGGAAGCGCTGCTGGAGCGCTATGCCGCCGCTATTAAGCAGCATCATCCCATGCTGCCTACAGCCAGCATTCCGAATGGCTGGTGTTCGTGGTATTGCTTTGGGCCCGAGGTAACGGAGCAGAACATCTTTGACAATATGGAAGCTATTGCGAAGCAAGTGCCGCAGTTAAAATATATTCAAATCGACGACGGCTATCAGGCCTATATGGGGGACTGGCTGTCGCCGGGCGCATCGTTCAGCGATATGCAAGCATTGTGCCAGCAAATCAAGCGAGCCGGCTTCGAGCCTGCTATCTGGGTAGCCCCGTTTATTGCGCAAGCGGAGTCGGCGGTGTTCCGGGAGCATCCCGATTGGTTCATTCAAGATGATAACGGTCAGCCGCTGGCGTCCAATGCGATTACGTTCGGGGGCTGGCGCAATGGCCCTTGGTATATGCTGGACGGCACCCACCCGGGTGCGCAAAATTATTTGCGTCACGTATTCCGCACGATGCGCGAAGAATGGGGCAGCCACTATTTCAAGCTGGACGCGAACATGTGGGGAGCGATTCCTGGCGGACGCCGGTTCGATCCGAAGGCCTCGAAGGTCGAAGCATACCGAAGAGGAATGGCGGCTGTGTTGGAGGGCGCAGGGGAAGATAGCTTCTTGTTGGGCTGCAACGCGCCGATGTGGCCGTCGCTTGGCACCGTACATGGGATGCGCGTCACGAATGACATTGAACGCCACTGGTCGTCCGTTACCGGGTTGGCGTATGAAGGGTTTCACCGCAACTGGCAGCATAACCGGCTTTGGGTGAATGATCCCGACTGCCTGGTGCTGGAAAACAAAGTTATATCCGTCGTCAATCCAGACGGGACGATTCGCCAGACAAGCACGCCGCTATCGGAGGATGAATTTCAGTTTCACGCGGCTTACGTTGTGGCTACGGGCGGGATGGTGCTCTCCGGAGATGACCTTGCGGCGATCTCTGCGAACAAGCTGGAAATGCTGAAGAAAGCCGCCTCTACCCGCAATATCGCAGCGAAATTCGAAGACGATCGGTTCATCATAGGCGTCGTAAGCGAGCCTGAGCGCACACTCTATTGTCTGTTTAACTGGGGCGATGAGCCGCAAACGTTGACGATCCAGCTTACTCAGCCGGGGAGGATGGAGGATTTCTGGAGCGGACAGCAGCTGGGGCAGTACCAGGGGCCATTTACGCTTGACGGCATGGCTCCCCATTCGGCGCGGATTATCGCGTGTTATCCTTCGACCTGA